Proteins from a genomic interval of Yarrowia lipolytica chromosome 1E, complete sequence:
- a CDS encoding uncharacterized protein (Compare to YALI0E34375g, similar to uniprot|P38991 Saccharomyces cerevisiae YPL209c IPL1 ser/thr protein kinase P108.1.f16.1, similar to Saccharomyces cerevisiae IPL1 (YPL209C); ancestral locus Anc_6.222), whose protein sequence is MSMKQLETSMSSVSLQEKKPTRIKIALHPQSKSEQNETDRASKIPTGRISTTQPQTYYRPTNLTKTPASQVSRRSSYTTDPPSPLTGITGFRNYSLDDFEIGKALGKGKFGKVYLVKDKKTGFVSALKCMEKKELVEGNVEKQFRREVEIQSNLRHTNVLRLFGHFHDKDRVYLILEYVVHGELYKLLRNQKRFTESTASSYIYQMSEALLYLHGKNIIHRDIKPENILLHFNDTIKISDFGWSVHAPSNRRSTLCGTMDYLPPEIVQSRPYDKNVDVWSLGILMYEFLCGAPPFEEPGGAQATYRRIVKLDLRIPPYVSADAADLIKRMLTLDPAKRFKLKDMHKHPWIVRLRPTWKYKVPKTASHERSA, encoded by the coding sequence ATGTCTATGAAGCAATTGGAGACTTCAATGTCGAGTGTCTCCCTGcaagagaagaagcccaCTCGAATAAAGATTGCTCTGCATCCTCAGTCCAAGAGCGAACAAAATGAGACTGATCGAGCATCAAAAATTCCAACCGGACGAATCAgcaccacacaaccacagacaTACTACCGGCCTACTAACCTTACCAAAACTCCCGCCAGCCAGGTGTCTCGACGGTCTTCATACACCACAGACCCCCCATCACCACTGACGGGCATCACGGGGTTCCGAAACTATTCTCTGGACGACTTTGAGATTGGCAAGGCTCTCGGTAAGGGCAAATTTGGAAAGGTGTACCTGgtgaaggacaagaagaccggGTTCGTATCCGCCCTCAAATgcatggagaagaaggaactGGTGGAGGGCAACGTGGAGAAGCAGTTTCGACGAGAGGTGGAGATCCAGTCCAACCTGCGACACACAAACGTGCTGCGGTTGTTTGGCCACTTTCATGACAAGGACCGAGTCTACCTCATTCTCGAGTACGTCGTGCATGGCGAGCTGTATAAGTTGCTGCGCAACCAGAAACGATTCACCGAGAGCACAGCGTCGTCGTACATTTATCAGATGAGCGAGGCGCTGCTGTATTTGCATGGGAAGAACATCATCCACAGAGACATCAAGCCTGAAAACATTCTGTTACACTTCAACGACACAATCAAAATCAGTGACTTTGGCTGGTCCGTGCATGCTCCTTCCAACAGACGAAGCACCCTCTGTGGTACCATGGACTATCTTCCCCCGGAGATAGTTCAATCGCGGCCCTACGACAAGAATGTCGACGTGTGGTCTTTGGGAATTCTTATGTACGAATTCCTGTGCGGTGCCCCTCCCTTTGAGGAGCCCGGAGGAGCTCAGGCAACCTACCGACGAATTGTCAAGCTGGACCTGCGAATTCCTCCCTACGTGTCAGCAGACGCTGCCGATCTGATCAAGCGAATGCTCACTCTGGACCCTGCCAAGCGAttcaagctcaaggacatgcATAAACACCCTTGGATTGTCCGACTTCGACCCACTTGGAAGTACAAGGTGCCCAAGACCGCCTCCCATGAGAGGTCAGCCTAA